From the genome of Methylocystis bryophila, one region includes:
- a CDS encoding M48 family metallopeptidase, whose product MFKAYGLYSHIRANQLRTMFLLAGFVVLLVALMFSISLLFEALSADAPLEVLLARAVADVKQGWPFALGGAALWFCIAFLFHQRMIDYATGSAGISRKEAPRLYNLLENLCISRGIPIPALKIIDDEALNAFASGLREGHYSVSVTRGLLARLDDAEIEAVLGHELTHIRNRDTQVMVVATIFAGIFAFVGDLMFRSWNFPFGFSPRRDNSREERGGGGGAIFAIVIALLVIALSWGASVLIRLAISRAREFLADAGSVELTKNPDAMISALRKIEAQAAMRQIPSRMQAFFIESPALQPESGVFATHPSVDERVAALVEFAGGRDLPLGPTPQEAGKDAPGGFLPPDVQSSAAPRERGPWG is encoded by the coding sequence ATGTTCAAAGCCTATGGGCTCTATTCGCACATTCGCGCGAACCAGCTGCGAACGATGTTTCTCCTGGCCGGCTTCGTCGTGCTGCTCGTCGCGTTGATGTTCTCGATCTCTCTCCTCTTCGAGGCGCTCTCAGCGGACGCTCCGCTCGAGGTTCTTCTCGCGCGCGCCGTGGCCGACGTGAAGCAGGGATGGCCCTTCGCGCTCGGTGGGGCCGCCCTCTGGTTCTGCATCGCCTTTCTGTTTCATCAGCGCATGATCGATTACGCGACGGGCTCCGCAGGCATATCTCGAAAAGAAGCGCCCCGGCTTTACAACCTGCTCGAGAATCTGTGCATCTCGCGCGGCATCCCGATCCCGGCGCTGAAGATCATCGACGACGAGGCGCTGAACGCCTTCGCCTCGGGCCTTCGCGAGGGGCATTACAGCGTCTCAGTGACGCGCGGCCTTCTCGCGCGGCTGGACGACGCCGAGATCGAGGCAGTGCTCGGTCATGAGCTGACGCATATCCGCAACCGCGACACGCAGGTGATGGTCGTCGCCACGATCTTCGCAGGTATTTTCGCCTTTGTCGGCGATCTGATGTTTCGAAGCTGGAACTTCCCCTTCGGCTTTTCCCCCCGCCGGGACAATTCGCGCGAAGAGCGTGGCGGCGGCGGCGGCGCGATCTTCGCGATCGTCATCGCGCTCCTCGTCATCGCCCTGAGCTGGGGGGCTTCCGTGCTGATCCGCTTGGCGATCTCGCGGGCGCGCGAGTTTCTCGCCGACGCCGGCTCCGTGGAGCTCACGAAGAACCCCGATGCGATGATCTCCGCGCTGCGCAAAATCGAGGCGCAGGCGGCGATGCGGCAGATCCCGTCGCGCATGCAGGCCTTTTTCATCGAGAGCCCGGCGCTCCAGCCCGAATCCGGCGTCTTCGCCACTCATCCGTCCGTCGACGAACGCGTCGCGGCGCTCGTCGAGTTCGCTGGCGGGCGCGACCTACCGCTCGGGCCGACCCCGCAAGAGGCAGGGAAAGACGCCCCTGGCGGGTTCCTCCCGCCCGACGTTCAGTCCTCTGCGGCGCCGCGGGAAAGGGGTCCCTGGGGCTGA
- a CDS encoding LemA family protein, giving the protein MFLLLLGVVAVVALWLVSSYNGLVSMRQRAGQALSDIQVQLKQRHDLVPNLVETVKGYAAHEKSTFDEVVKARNLATAAQGPAAQASAEAALGGALSRLIAIAESYPDLKANANFQALQSELSDLENKIAASRRFFNNAVSEFNAACQGFPGVLIAQRFGFKPMDFFALDEGERKAVEEAPKVQF; this is encoded by the coding sequence ATGTTTCTGTTGCTTCTCGGCGTCGTCGCGGTCGTCGCGCTCTGGTTGGTCTCGTCTTATAACGGGCTCGTGTCGATGCGGCAGCGAGCGGGCCAGGCCCTTTCCGACATTCAGGTTCAACTCAAGCAGCGCCACGACCTCGTTCCCAATCTGGTCGAGACCGTCAAAGGCTATGCGGCGCATGAGAAGTCGACCTTCGACGAGGTCGTGAAGGCGCGCAACCTTGCGACCGCCGCGCAAGGGCCCGCAGCCCAGGCCTCGGCGGAAGCCGCTCTCGGCGGCGCCTTGTCGCGGCTCATCGCGATCGCGGAGAGCTATCCCGACCTGAAGGCCAACGCCAACTTCCAAGCTCTGCAGTCGGAGCTCTCCGACCTCGAGAACAAGATCGCGGCGTCGCGGCGCTTCTTCAACAACGCCGTCTCCGAATTCAACGCGGCCTGCCAGGGTTTTCCCGGCGTGCTGATCGCCCAGCGCTTCGGCTTCAAGCCAATGGATTTCTTCGCGCTCGACGAGGGCGAGCGCAAGGCCGTCGAAGAAGCGCCGAAAGTGCAGTTTTGA
- a CDS encoding DUF2336 domain-containing protein has protein sequence MTDDQKEKEAEKRKVLAAIVEQFVSRASHRPDELRQFARLAGDLLAFVDDEGAAAVAEPLCRHPQTPRNLVLRLLERGGAPARIALRMAAATPQSLLFAFVERGPIEMAVAVAGRADLSRELVAKLLARGDPRILRALAANPELRLDPPTLKLLTEAARDDFVVARELLGRNPAGGASEALFLFATREERAAILVGACRAAMLAGAIETPPRQDELAEELEILAIDEDHEWFVAALAAALDARKDRVRALFCDESGEPLALALTALGVPLERANRILLAAGRPYSADVARLGALRELIAATPYRAAASIVAAMTGVTRQDRSPSRRAQTQDEPMSQAAAWRKAAPRANAPTPARKSDGLGRIA, from the coding sequence ATGACGGACGACCAAAAGGAGAAGGAAGCGGAGAAGCGAAAAGTGCTCGCTGCGATCGTCGAGCAATTCGTCTCGCGCGCCTCCCATCGCCCCGACGAGCTGCGTCAGTTCGCAAGACTCGCGGGCGATCTTCTCGCTTTCGTCGACGACGAAGGCGCCGCAGCGGTCGCCGAGCCGCTCTGTCGGCACCCGCAAACGCCGCGCAATCTGGTCTTGCGTCTTCTGGAGCGCGGCGGCGCGCCGGCGCGCATCGCGTTGCGCATGGCGGCCGCGACGCCTCAAAGCTTGCTGTTCGCCTTCGTCGAACGGGGACCGATCGAGATGGCGGTCGCCGTCGCGGGCCGCGCCGATCTCTCGCGCGAATTGGTCGCAAAGCTGCTCGCTCGCGGCGATCCCCGCATTCTTCGAGCGCTCGCCGCCAATCCCGAGCTTCGTTTAGACCCTCCGACGCTGAAGCTCCTGACCGAAGCGGCGCGAGATGATTTCGTCGTCGCCCGCGAGCTCCTCGGCCGCAATCCGGCAGGCGGCGCAAGCGAGGCGCTTTTCCTCTTCGCCACGCGCGAGGAACGCGCCGCGATCCTCGTCGGGGCCTGCCGCGCGGCGATGCTCGCCGGCGCAATCGAAACGCCGCCGCGGCAGGACGAGCTTGCGGAAGAACTCGAAATCCTGGCGATCGACGAGGACCACGAATGGTTCGTCGCTGCGCTGGCGGCGGCGCTCGACGCCCGTAAGGATCGCGTGCGCGCCCTTTTCTGCGACGAAAGCGGCGAGCCGCTGGCGCTGGCGCTCACAGCCTTGGGCGTTCCGCTCGAACGCGCCAATCGCATCCTGCTGGCGGCCGGCCGCCCCTATTCCGCCGACGTCGCAAGACTAGGCGCGCTGCGTGAGCTCATCGCTGCGACCCCCTATCGCGCCGCCGCCTCCATCGTCGCGGCGATGACCGGCGTGACGCGGCAGGATCGCTCGCCTTCGCGGCGTGCGCAGACGCAGGACGAGCCGATGTCGCAGGCCGCAGCCTGGCGCAAGGCCGCGCCGCGCGCCAACGCGCCGACTCCGGCGCGGAAGAGCGACGGCCTGGGAAGGATCGCCTGA
- a CDS encoding DUF1491 family protein: protein MRLRSDIFVSALIRRVEVAGAVAMLRRRGAAEAGAIYVKVDRLDGSAALYGPAAQSEAIDPGVARLFQRQHAAEWLDPGEIEARLAREVDFDPDLWIVEIEDRQGRAFLDLAK, encoded by the coding sequence ATGCGCCTGCGCTCCGACATCTTCGTTTCCGCACTCATCCGCCGCGTCGAGGTCGCCGGCGCCGTCGCGATGCTGCGCCGTCGGGGCGCGGCGGAGGCGGGGGCGATCTACGTCAAGGTCGACCGACTTGACGGCTCGGCGGCGCTCTATGGCCCGGCGGCGCAGTCGGAAGCGATCGACCCTGGCGTCGCGCGCCTCTTCCAGCGCCAGCACGCCGCGGAATGGCTCGATCCGGGCGAGATCGAGGCGCGACTTGCTCGTGAGGTCGACTTCGATCCGGACCTCTGGATCGTCGAGATCGAAGACCGTCAGGGTCGGGCCTTCCTCGATCTCGCAAAGTGA